In one Granulicella cerasi genomic region, the following are encoded:
- a CDS encoding peptidoglycan-binding domain-containing protein, with translation MRSATAFALLFSIALPAAAARPHHAKHAATTSHSSAHKKTAAAVSHTPAMAPERATAIQAALIKQGYLTGEPSGNWDSSSVSAMQKMQSDNGWQTKYTPDSRALIKLGLAHNDTTAVASAPSSPAGGGVSDASSQQ, from the coding sequence ATGCGTTCTGCTACCGCTTTCGCTCTGCTCTTCTCCATCGCACTTCCCGCCGCAGCCGCGCGCCCGCACCATGCCAAGCACGCTGCCACCACTTCACATTCCAGCGCACACAAGAAGACCGCTGCCGCCGTATCGCACACCCCGGCGATGGCTCCGGAGCGCGCTACGGCCATTCAAGCAGCGCTCATCAAGCAGGGCTACCTCACCGGCGAGCCTTCGGGTAACTGGGACTCGTCCTCCGTCTCGGCCATGCAGAAGATGCAATCCGACAACGGCTGGCAGACCAAGTACACGCCCGACTCGCGCGCTCTGATCAAGCTCGGGCTCGCGCACAATGACACGACGGCTGTCGCTTCCGCGCCATCCTCTCCTGCCGGCGGCGGCGTCTCCGACGCGAGCTCGCAGCAATAG